The DNA segment ATACCAGCAATAGATTTTAGCTGTACACCCTTTGGAGGATTTACAACCTCTAAATTATATTTTGCTTTTTTATCAATTGCACTAAAAGAATCTTTTTCCTTCAATATAGAAAAAGTTACAATTTTTGAAATATATGTCACTGTAGTTTTTGAAAAATAGTCTTTATGATTATTATTTACTAAATATGCGAGATCAAAATAACTTTTGTATCTATCATAAATTATATATAAATTACTCATACCACTTTTATTTTTATTATAATCATCTATATATTTTTTATAAATTTTTACCGTAGGGTTATTCTCTTCATTTGGATTTTCTTCAAGATATTTATCTAAACTGGCTCTTGCAATACCACTAATTATTCTTCCTTCTCCACTATTATATGCTGCTATTGCTAAATACCATTTATTGAAAATTTTATAATATCTTTTTAAATATGTTCCAGCAGCATCTGTAGATTTTAATAAATCTAATCTTTCATCGATATTATCATCAATTTTTAGTTTTAAGTTACTTGCTGTTTGAGGTATTATTTGCCAAAGTCCTCCTGGACCTTTTCCTTTTCCTTGATTAACATAACTTGATTCAAATAAAGGAATAAAAAACATAGCATCAGGTAAATTTCTTTTTTCTATCTCTTCTCTTACAATTTCCATATTTAAAGCAGATTTTCTTAAAATGTTATTGTAATAATTTATTTGCGAAGAAGAACTATATTCATCATAAACTGATTTAAAAGCTTGCGTATTTAAAAAAGAACTATTAATTCCTAAGTCATTTAAAACTTTTTGTTCTATTTCATCTAAAGAAAATAGTTGCAAACAAAATAGTAGGATAAGCAGTAGTGTTTTAATCAAAAGAGCCTCTTATTATAATTTATTTTATTATATCTAAGAAATATTTTTAAACTCTTTAAATAATTTTTTTGCATTATTTGTTGTTAAATTTATTATTTCATCTTCTGAAAGATTTAATAGTTCTGCCATTTTTTGTGCAACATATACAGTATAATATGGCTCATTTCTAATACCTCTATAAGGATGAGGAGTTAAATAAGGAGCATCTGTTTCTATAAGAAGTTTACTTTTGGGGATTTTAGGTAAAATTTCTACTAATTTTTTTGCATTTTTAAAAGTAAGAACTCCACCTATCCCAAAATAAAAATTATGATCAGCCAAAGGAAGTAAATGTTCACTTGCATTGAAACAGTGTAAAACACCACCAACTTCTTTAGCATTTTCATTTATCAAAATTTGTCTTGAATCATCAGAAGCTTCTCTTATATGAATAATAAGAGGTTTTTTATACTTTTTTGCCAAAGTTATTTGAGATATAAATACCTCTTTTTGTCTTTTTATATTCTCTTTTTTTTCTTCTTCATCTTCTGGAAGCCTATAATAATCTAATCCACATTCGCCAATAGCAACACATTTTGGATGATTTACATATTTTTCAATGATTGCTTCATCATATTTTTCAATATCATAAGGATGCGCACCAACAGCAAAAAATACTTCTTCATATTTTTCACTAAGTTTAATTGCTCTATCTAGTGTATCAAAATCTGCACCAGGAATTAAAAATCCATTAACACCTGCTTCTTTAGCATTTATTATAACACCTTCTATATCACTAAAATATGCTTCGTTGTCTAAATGACAATGTGTATCGATAATTATGGTATATCCTTATGACAATAATCTTTTATTTACTAAATTTATAATGTTATTAATTTGTGAAATATCTTTACCTTTTATCCATGCATCTATTCCAAAATTTTTAAATGCATCATAATCACTCTCATCATCAATTACAGCGATAGAAGCAAACTTGTCTTTGCAAACTTTTGATTTATTTTCTTCAAAATCAAAAATTGAATCAATTCCTAAAATAACGATATCAGCATCGCTTGAACTACCAGAAAAAGATTCAACATCAAACTCTTTATTAAATAAAGATGCATCTATATCATAAAAAGTAACTATTTTCATAAACATTCCTTGGCTAAAAATTTAAGTCTAAACAATTCTATCTAAATATTTTTAAATTACAAAATATATCTAGTTGTATCAACGTTATCAACAATCTTCTCTAATTTTGAAGATACTAATTCTTCTGTAACAACAACTTTTGAACCTTTACTCATATCTGCATCAAAAGATATATCTTCAATAACTTTCTCTATAACAGTATGAAGTCTTCTTGCCCCAATATCTTCAGTTTTTTCATTAGCTAATACACTATATTTTGCAAAAGCTCTAACTGCGCTATCATCAAACTCTAACTCTACATCTTCAACTTGTAAAAGAGCTTTATACTGTCTTAACAATGAATTTTTTGTATTTGTTAAAATCTTATATAATGCTTCTTCATCTAAAGATTCTAGTTCAACTCTTAGAGGAAATCTTCCTTGAAGTTCAGGTATTAAATCACTAGGTTTTGATACATGAAATGCTCCAGCAGCAATAAACAAAATATGATCAGTTTTTATTTGCCCAAATTTTGTTTGAACAGAACTACCTTCAACTATTGGAAGTAAATCTCTTTGTACTCCCTCTTTTGAAGGATCTTGTCCATTATTCTTTTTGCTAGTTGCAATTTTATCTATCTCATCAATGAAAATTATTCCACCATTCTCACATCTCTTTATTGCTTCAACTTTAATAGCCTCTGTATCTAATAATCCTTCACTTGCAATTCCTCTTAAAAGAACTTTTGCATCTTTTATACTAACTTCTTTTTTTATTTTATCTTTGTTTAAATTCCCTAACATCTTGTTAAGACTTTCTTGCATTGAACTCATATCAAAAGGTAAACTGGAATCAATTATTTCAACATGAGCTTTTTTTGGAACTTCGATCTCTATTTTTTTATCATCTAATTCCCCATCAAGAAGCTTCTTTTCCATAAGATTATATGCTTTTATAAAAGATTCTTTTGCACTATCACTTGCACTTTCAGGAAGAGGAGGAACTAATTTTTCAACTATTTTTTTAGTAACTTCTTCATCAATCTTATCTTTTATTTTATCTTCATACTCTTTTGTAACAAGATTTATTCCTTCATACACCAAATCTCTAACCATAGATTCAACATCACGTCCTACAAATCCAACTTCTGTATATTTACTAGCTTCTACTTTTACAAAAGGAAGACCCATCATTTTTGCCATTCTTCTTGCTATTTCAGTTTTTCCAACTCCAGTACTTCCAATCATTAGAATATTTTTTGGCATAATCTCTTCTTGAAGTTTTGGTTCAACTCTCATTCTTCTATATCTATTTCTAAGAGCTAATGCAATAGTTTTTTTTGCATCATTTTGACCTATAATATAATCATCTAAATATTCAACAATCTGTCTTGGTGTCATATCCATAATATTTTTAATCCTCTAACTTTAATATTTTTATATTTTGATTTGTAT comes from the Aliarcobacter cibarius genome and includes:
- a CDS encoding lytic transglycosylase domain-containing protein, giving the protein MIKTLLLILLFCLQLFSLDEIEQKVLNDLGINSSFLNTQAFKSVYDEYSSSSQINYYNNILRKSALNMEIVREEIEKRNLPDAMFFIPLFESSYVNQGKGKGPGGLWQIIPQTASNLKLKIDDNIDERLDLLKSTDAAGTYLKRYYKIFNKWYLAIAAYNSGEGRIISGIARASLDKYLEENPNEENNPTVKIYKKYIDDYNKNKSGMSNLYIIYDRYKSYFDLAYLVNNNHKDYFSKTTVTYISKIVTFSILKEKDSFSAIDKKAKYNLEVVNPPKGVQLKSIAGMIGMDFNEFRNLNKHIKKDVLPTSIKSYNIYIPHTKLDVYNQKLGNIKQVIAKNNNKQEIDTKKVIKNDSKKDVSKKQGITVYEVKAGDTLESIAKKYKTSTKKLKIISKKSKKVLSIGDKIEIVK
- a CDS encoding TatD family hydrolase; the encoded protein is MIIDTHCHLDNEAYFSDIEGVIINAKEAGVNGFLIPGADFDTLDRAIKLSEKYEEVFFAVGAHPYDIEKYDEAIIEKYVNHPKCVAIGECGLDYYRLPEDEEEKKENIKRQKEVFISQITLAKKYKKPLIIHIREASDDSRQILINENAKEVGGVLHCFNASEHLLPLADHNFYFGIGGVLTFKNAKKLVEILPKIPKSKLLIETDAPYLTPHPYRGIRNEPYYTVYVAQKMAELLNLSEDEIINLTTNNAKKLFKEFKNIS
- the hslU gene encoding HslU--HslV peptidase ATPase subunit, producing the protein MDMTPRQIVEYLDDYIIGQNDAKKTIALALRNRYRRMRVEPKLQEEIMPKNILMIGSTGVGKTEIARRMAKMMGLPFVKVEASKYTEVGFVGRDVESMVRDLVYEGINLVTKEYEDKIKDKIDEEVTKKIVEKLVPPLPESASDSAKESFIKAYNLMEKKLLDGELDDKKIEIEVPKKAHVEIIDSSLPFDMSSMQESLNKMLGNLNKDKIKKEVSIKDAKVLLRGIASEGLLDTEAIKVEAIKRCENGGIIFIDEIDKIATSKKNNGQDPSKEGVQRDLLPIVEGSSVQTKFGQIKTDHILFIAAGAFHVSKPSDLIPELQGRFPLRVELESLDEEALYKILTNTKNSLLRQYKALLQVEDVELEFDDSAVRAFAKYSVLANEKTEDIGARRLHTVIEKVIEDISFDADMSKGSKVVVTEELVSSKLEKIVDNVDTTRYIL